In Flavobacterium sp., a single window of DNA contains:
- the rpsT gene encoding 30S ribosomal protein S20 produces the protein MANHKSALKRIRSNEKRRVLNRYQHKTTRNAIKALRLATDKSDAAAKLSTVISMIDKLAKKNIIHDNKASNLKSKLTKHVAKL, from the coding sequence ATGGCAAATCATAAGTCAGCATTAAAAAGAATCAGAAGTAACGAAAAAAGAAGAGTTCTTAACAGATATCAGCACAAAACTACTCGTAATGCTATTAAAGCGTTAAGATTAGCTACTGATAAATCTGATGCTGCTGCTAAATTATCGACTGTTATCTCTATGATTGATAAATTAGCTAAAAAGAACATCATTCATGATAATAAAGCTTCTAACTTGAAGTCTAAATTAACTAAACACGTTGCTAAATTGTAA
- a CDS encoding response regulator has product MLEQILCIDDDPITLMLCKKVIAKSSFSHEIITAQNGEEALHHFNTLKYTNNKNKVNKKPELIFLDLNMPVMGGWEFLDHFTSEAYADFNSAKVIVLSSTIDPEDLAKAKKYPIIIDFLSKPITQAMLEYLKKKIGLI; this is encoded by the coding sequence ATGCTTGAGCAAATTTTATGTATTGACGATGATCCAATTACATTGATGCTATGCAAAAAAGTAATAGCAAAATCTTCGTTTTCTCATGAAATAATTACGGCTCAAAATGGCGAAGAAGCCCTGCATCATTTTAATACTTTAAAGTACACAAACAATAAAAACAAAGTAAACAAAAAACCTGAATTGATTTTTCTGGACTTAAACATGCCTGTTATGGGAGGCTGGGAATTTTTGGATCATTTCACTTCTGAAGCTTATGCTGATTTTAATTCTGCAAAAGTTATTGTATTATCATCTACAATTGATCCCGAAGATTTAGCAAAAGCAAAAAAATATCCTATTATAATCGATTTTCTTTCAAAACCTATTACACAAGCTATGCTGGAATACCTTAAAAAGAAAATAGGATTAATATAA
- the proS gene encoding proline--tRNA ligase produces the protein MSKNLTTRSEDYSKWYNELVVKADLAENSGVRGCMVIKPYGYAIWEKMQAELDRMFKETGHQNAYFPLFVPKSMFEAEEKNAEGFAKECAVVTHYRLKNDEERPGKLMVDPNAKLEEELIVRPTSEAIIWSTYKGWVQSYRDLPLLINQWANVVRWEMRTRLFLRTAEFLWQEGHTAHATKAEALEESEKMMNVYADFAENFMAIPVVKGFKTESERFAGADETYCIEALMQDGKALQAGTSHFLGQNFAKAFDVKFANAEGKQEHVWGTSWGVSTRLMGALIMTHSDDQGLVLPPNLAPIQVVIVPIHKTDEQLAEITAAVNELTAKLRKLKISVKYDDRTTQKPGFKFAEWELKGVPVRIAVGPKDLENGTFEVARRDNLTKEVVSNENIVNHVNDLLEQIQKDLFDRALNYRNTHITEVNNFEEFKEVLEGKGGFISAHWDGTVATEEKIKDLTKATIRCIPLDAVEEAGTCVFTGNPSSKRVLFAKAY, from the coding sequence ATGAGTAAGAACCTTACTACACGATCAGAAGATTATTCTAAATGGTATAATGAGCTGGTTGTTAAAGCAGATTTAGCTGAAAATTCAGGAGTTAGAGGATGTATGGTGATCAAACCATACGGCTATGCAATTTGGGAAAAGATGCAGGCAGAGTTAGATAGAATGTTTAAAGAAACAGGACATCAAAATGCTTACTTTCCCTTATTTGTACCCAAAAGTATGTTTGAGGCTGAGGAGAAAAATGCAGAAGGATTTGCAAAAGAATGCGCTGTTGTAACGCATTACAGATTAAAGAATGATGAGGAAAGACCGGGAAAACTTATGGTTGATCCCAATGCAAAATTAGAAGAAGAACTTATTGTGCGTCCAACTAGTGAGGCAATTATCTGGTCTACATATAAAGGATGGGTGCAGTCTTATAGAGATTTACCTTTACTTATTAATCAATGGGCAAATGTGGTGCGTTGGGAAATGCGTACACGTTTGTTTTTAAGAACTGCAGAGTTTTTATGGCAGGAAGGGCATACGGCTCACGCAACAAAAGCAGAGGCATTAGAAGAGTCTGAAAAAATGATGAATGTCTATGCTGATTTTGCTGAAAACTTCATGGCGATTCCGGTTGTAAAAGGATTTAAAACTGAGAGCGAGCGTTTTGCTGGTGCTGATGAAACGTATTGTATTGAAGCATTAATGCAGGATGGAAAAGCATTGCAGGCTGGGACTTCTCACTTTTTAGGGCAGAACTTTGCAAAAGCTTTTGATGTGAAGTTTGCTAATGCTGAAGGAAAACAAGAACACGTTTGGGGAACTTCCTGGGGAGTTTCTACTCGTTTGATGGGAGCATTGATCATGACACATTCTGATGATCAGGGATTGGTGCTGCCTCCAAATTTGGCTCCAATACAAGTTGTAATTGTTCCTATTCATAAAACAGATGAACAATTGGCTGAAATCACGGCTGCAGTAAATGAATTGACTGCAAAACTGAGAAAATTGAAAATCTCTGTAAAATACGATGACAGAACAACTCAAAAACCAGGATTCAAATTTGCTGAATGGGAATTAAAAGGAGTTCCTGTTAGAATTGCTGTTGGCCCAAAAGATTTAGAAAACGGAACTTTTGAAGTGGCTAGACGTGATAATTTGACGAAAGAGGTTGTTTCAAACGAAAATATCGTGAATCATGTAAATGATCTGTTAGAGCAAATTCAGAAAGATTTATTTGACAGAGCATTAAATTATCGCAATACTCATATTACAGAAGTAAATAATTTTGAGGAATTTAAAGAAGTTTTAGAAGGAAAAGGCGGATTTATTTCGGCTCATTGGGATGGAACTGTTGCTACCGAAGAGAAGATAAAAGATTTGACAAAAGCTACGATTCGATGCATACCTTTGGACGCTGTTGAAGAGGCGGGAACCTGTGTATTTACTGGGAATCCTTCTTCTAAAAGAGTGCTTTTTGCTAAGGCTTATTAA
- a CDS encoding PAS domain-containing sensor histidine kinase, which yields MKSKTLKITLVYVIISLIMAMACHNLLTEYFFEARYAYLFFLKDVLFIIATGFIFKHILSLNETKNISVFKKLKRTNEEIKESNEKYDIVAKATSDTIWDWKIQEDKINWNKGIESVFGYNPEEVGKTSKWWFDKIHPEDSIRMSIKLYSFIEQKTEKWQDQYRFRCADGTYKYVLDRGFLLKDDNGRAIRMIGAIQDITKQKEEEQRLKLLETVITQSKDSILITEANSKDRKIPRIVYVNPAFSQMSGYQSDEIIGKSTNIFKGPKSDSEELKKLLRAIKNEEECVIETITYTKTQEEYWVRFAMIPIFNNEGIITHWISIQRDITDEKKLETEKEHLIRELTQNNKDLKQFSYITSHNLRAPLSNLIGLLNLIEDIPIEDEELEEILAGFTKSTHLLNETINDLVKVIIIKDNPSMQKEEVSLKEVFENVFSQLSFQIELHKPIIKLKFDKVPVLITNKAYIESILLNLLTNSIKYKSENRKLKISITAEQIENQVVLTFKDNGIGIDLERNRDKVFGLYQRFHNYPDSKGLGLYLVKSQVETMGGTISIESEVNQGTTFTITFKN from the coding sequence ATGAAAAGTAAAACTCTCAAAATTACTCTCGTTTACGTTATCATATCGCTAATTATGGCTATGGCATGCCATAATCTACTGACTGAATACTTTTTTGAAGCTAGATATGCGTATTTGTTTTTCTTAAAAGATGTGCTTTTCATAATCGCTACTGGATTCATTTTCAAACACATATTATCTTTAAATGAAACTAAAAACATTTCCGTTTTTAAAAAATTAAAAAGAACAAACGAAGAAATTAAAGAGTCTAACGAAAAATACGACATCGTAGCAAAAGCCACAAGCGACACTATTTGGGACTGGAAAATTCAGGAAGACAAAATAAACTGGAACAAAGGAATTGAAAGCGTTTTTGGATATAACCCTGAAGAAGTTGGAAAAACTTCAAAATGGTGGTTTGACAAAATTCATCCCGAAGACAGCATTAGGATGTCTATAAAATTATATTCTTTTATTGAGCAGAAAACCGAAAAATGGCAGGATCAATATAGATTTAGATGCGCTGACGGAACCTATAAATATGTTTTAGACCGAGGTTTTTTATTAAAAGATGACAATGGAAGAGCCATCAGAATGATTGGGGCAATTCAGGACATCACCAAACAAAAAGAAGAAGAACAGCGATTAAAGCTTTTAGAAACCGTAATTACACAATCTAAAGATTCAATTTTAATTACCGAAGCAAATTCTAAAGATCGCAAAATACCAAGAATAGTATATGTAAATCCGGCATTTTCACAAATGTCAGGTTATCAGTCTGATGAAATTATTGGAAAATCTACCAATATCTTTAAAGGGCCAAAATCAGATTCTGAAGAATTAAAAAAGCTTTTAAGGGCTATAAAAAATGAAGAAGAATGTGTTATTGAAACCATAACCTACACCAAAACACAAGAAGAATATTGGGTTCGCTTTGCGATGATTCCAATTTTTAATAACGAAGGCATAATTACACATTGGATTTCTATTCAGAGGGACATTACTGACGAGAAAAAACTCGAAACAGAAAAGGAACATCTTATTCGTGAATTAACACAAAACAATAAAGACTTAAAACAATTTTCATACATCACATCACATAACCTTCGAGCGCCGTTATCCAACTTAATTGGTCTTTTAAACCTTATAGAAGACATTCCTATTGAAGATGAAGAACTCGAAGAAATTCTCGCCGGTTTTACAAAATCTACTCATTTATTAAATGAAACTATTAATGATCTCGTAAAAGTTATCATTATTAAAGACAACCCTTCAATGCAAAAAGAGGAAGTTTCATTAAAAGAAGTTTTTGAGAATGTTTTCAGTCAGCTTTCATTTCAAATTGAATTACACAAGCCAATTATAAAATTAAAATTCGACAAAGTTCCAGTTTTAATTACAAACAAAGCTTACATAGAAAGCATTTTACTGAACCTGCTTACCAACTCAATAAAATACAAGTCAGAAAACCGAAAATTAAAAATATCAATTACAGCCGAACAAATAGAAAATCAGGTTGTTTTAACATTTAAAGACAATGGAATTGGAATTGATCTGGAAAGAAACCGAGACAAAGTTTTTGGCCTTTACCAACGATTCCATAATTATCCTGATAGTAAAGGACTAGGGTTGTATCTTGTAAAATCTCAGGTAGAAACTATGGGAGGCACAATCTCCATTGAAAGTGAAGTAAACCAAGGCACCACATTTACTATAACATTTAAAAATTAA
- a CDS encoding outer membrane protein transport protein — translation MKKIFLLLITGLTVSVSHSQEVSDAVRFSQDNLTGTARFRAMGGAFGAVGGDLSAISVNPAGSAVFNNNQVGITLSNQNIKNNSDYFGTQTSDKDNSFILNQAGGVFVFKDRNPNNGWNKIAIGASYENTNNFNNNTFSAGTNPSHSVADYFLAYANGIPLANIANIPYRDQFYEEQQAYFGYRGFVINPASNTDGNTQYTSNVPAGGNYYQENSIYERGYNSKVSFNIATSYKNRIYFGANLNVHVTDYRRSSIFYESNNNPLQPTATISNLQFNNDLYTYGNGFSFQLGAIAKVTEALRLGLAYESNTWYELYDEVSQSLYSTTQAASGPENYYDINPNVVNVYDPYTLQTPGKFTFSGAYVFGKSGLISVDYSIKDYSNTKFKPTSDAGFRGVNNDINDQLTTNGELRVGAEFKINRLSLRGGYRFEGSPYKSGTTIGDLNSYSGGLGYSFGSTKLDLAYSYLERKSNQGFFATGFTDGANITSKLNNVSLTLLFEL, via the coding sequence ATGAAAAAAATATTTCTCCTTTTAATTACAGGACTAACTGTCAGCGTCTCACATTCTCAGGAAGTTTCTGATGCTGTTCGTTTTTCACAAGACAATTTAACCGGAACTGCAAGATTTAGAGCAATGGGCGGTGCATTCGGAGCTGTGGGCGGTGATTTATCAGCAATCTCTGTCAATCCGGCCGGATCGGCTGTTTTCAACAACAATCAAGTTGGAATCACACTGAGCAATCAAAATATTAAAAATAATTCTGATTATTTTGGCACTCAAACTTCAGACAAAGACAATTCTTTTATTCTAAATCAAGCTGGTGGTGTTTTTGTTTTTAAAGACAGAAATCCAAATAATGGCTGGAATAAAATCGCAATTGGAGCGAGTTATGAAAATACAAATAATTTCAATAATAACACTTTCTCTGCCGGAACAAATCCATCACACTCTGTAGCGGATTATTTCTTAGCATATGCAAATGGAATTCCATTAGCAAACATAGCAAATATTCCATATAGGGATCAATTTTATGAGGAACAACAAGCCTATTTTGGCTATAGAGGATTTGTGATAAATCCTGCTTCCAATACCGACGGTAACACACAATACACAAGCAACGTTCCTGCTGGAGGAAATTATTATCAGGAAAACAGTATTTACGAAAGAGGATACAATAGTAAAGTAAGTTTTAACATTGCAACATCTTATAAAAACCGAATCTATTTTGGCGCTAATTTAAACGTTCATGTTACAGATTACAGAAGATCTAGTATTTTTTACGAAAGTAACAACAATCCTTTACAACCAACTGCAACCATATCTAATCTACAATTTAACAACGATCTTTACACATATGGAAATGGGTTCTCATTTCAATTAGGCGCGATAGCAAAAGTTACTGAAGCTTTAAGACTTGGATTAGCTTACGAATCAAATACATGGTACGAACTATACGACGAAGTTTCTCAAAGTCTATACTCTACTACACAAGCAGCTAGCGGTCCTGAAAATTATTACGACATAAATCCAAATGTGGTAAACGTTTATGATCCTTATACTTTACAAACTCCAGGAAAATTCACTTTTAGTGGTGCTTATGTGTTTGGTAAATCTGGCTTAATCAGTGTTGACTACTCTATCAAAGATTATAGTAATACTAAATTTAAACCAACGAGTGACGCAGGTTTTAGAGGTGTAAACAATGACATAAACGACCAATTAACAACAAATGGAGAATTGAGAGTTGGAGCAGAATTTAAAATAAACAGATTGAGTTTACGTGGCGGATATCGTTTTGAAGGAAGTCCTTATAAAAGCGGAACTACAATTGGAGATCTAAACAGTTATTCTGGAGGTTTAGGATATAGCTTTGGATCTACAAAATTAGACCTTGCTTATTCTTATTTAGAAAGAAAATCGAACCAAGGTTTCTTTGCAACCGGATTTACTGACGGCGCAAACATTACATCGAAACTTAATAATGTTTCTTTGACTTTATTATTTGAATTGTAA